Proteins from a single region of Streptomyces sp. Tu 3180:
- a CDS encoding bacterial proteasome activator family protein: MEMPRNERSPENPQILVVGQDGMALSGSTGDEDSRETPVTEQVEQPAKVMRIGSMIKQLLEEVRAAPLDEASRARLKEIHASSVKELEDGLAPELVEELERLSLPFTDEATPSDAELRIAQAQLVGWLEGLFHGIQTTLFAQQMAARAQLEQMRRALPPGVGDGHEDAHPGPRSGGPYL; encoded by the coding sequence ATGGAGATGCCGAGGAACGAACGGTCGCCGGAGAACCCGCAGATCCTGGTCGTCGGCCAGGACGGTATGGCGCTCAGCGGCAGCACCGGGGACGAGGACTCCCGCGAGACCCCGGTGACGGAGCAGGTGGAGCAGCCCGCGAAGGTCATGCGGATCGGCAGCATGATCAAGCAACTGCTGGAGGAGGTGCGCGCCGCTCCTCTGGACGAGGCCAGCCGGGCCCGGCTCAAGGAGATCCACGCCAGCTCGGTGAAGGAGCTGGAGGACGGTCTGGCACCCGAGCTGGTCGAGGAACTGGAGCGGCTCTCCTTGCCCTTCACGGACGAGGCGACCCCGAGCGACGCCGAACTGCGGATCGCCCAGGCCCAGTTGGTGGGCTGGCTGGAGGGCCTGTTCCACGGCATCCAGACCACGCTCTTCGCCCAGCAGATGGCCGCGCGCGCCCAGCTGGAACAGATGCGCCGCGCCCTCCCGCCGGGCGTGGGCGACGGCCACGAGGACGCCCACCCGGGCCCCCGTTCGGGCGGGCCGTACCTGTAA
- a CDS encoding protein kinase yields MSQDGAQGRGAGRALAGGRYQLRDLLGQGGMASVHLAYDSVLDRQVAIKTLHTELGREQAFRERFRREAQSVAKLTHTNIVSVFDTGEDDVDGMTMPYIVMEYVEGRPLGSVLDEDVRQYGAMPADKALKITADVLAALEISHEMGLVHRDIKPGNVMMTKRGVVKVMDFGIARAMQSGVTSMTQTGMVVGTPQYLSPEQALGRGVDARSDLYSVGIMLFQLVTGRLPFDADSPLAIAYAHVQEDPPTASSINRSLPPAVDALISRALKKNPNERFPSAESMRDECLRVAQSFHAAPPSIVPGTQAPSGAGVGSAVFPPVDQATPAPTGNVQTPYQPAPAPHQNPYGTPAPSAPSPAYGYPHQGGYQAPAPSAYSPQQGPSTPPPYTIAPHTPAPGGSGGGRSNKPVIIGSVVVSLLAVGGLVAALTLNGGGGEENQGKGGASASASASKAAGYRGPDTTKTIDKEECEEPEESYNDPEKIRLPDFRYKYIKSVKECFQAAGWGSFKIVKVDENTYGEGSVRDQFPPAGTDVDPGNMPEITLKVSTGNPPS; encoded by the coding sequence ATGAGCCAGGACGGCGCACAGGGCCGAGGCGCGGGACGGGCGCTCGCCGGCGGGCGGTACCAACTGCGGGACCTGCTCGGCCAGGGCGGCATGGCCTCGGTGCACCTGGCCTACGACAGCGTGCTCGACCGCCAGGTCGCCATCAAGACGTTGCACACGGAACTCGGCCGGGAACAGGCCTTCCGCGAGCGCTTCCGCCGCGAGGCCCAGTCCGTGGCGAAACTCACGCACACCAACATCGTGTCGGTCTTCGACACCGGCGAGGACGACGTGGACGGCATGACGATGCCGTACATCGTCATGGAGTACGTCGAGGGCCGCCCGCTCGGCTCGGTGCTCGACGAGGACGTGCGGCAGTACGGCGCGATGCCCGCCGACAAGGCGCTGAAGATCACCGCGGACGTGCTGGCGGCGCTGGAGATCAGCCACGAGATGGGGCTGGTCCACCGGGACATCAAGCCGGGCAACGTGATGATGACCAAGCGCGGTGTGGTCAAGGTCATGGACTTCGGCATCGCCCGCGCCATGCAGTCCGGCGTGACGTCGATGACGCAGACCGGCATGGTCGTCGGCACCCCGCAGTACCTCTCGCCGGAGCAGGCGCTCGGCCGGGGCGTGGACGCGCGCAGCGACCTGTACTCGGTCGGCATCATGCTGTTCCAGCTGGTCACCGGGCGGCTGCCGTTCGACGCGGACTCGCCGCTGGCCATCGCGTACGCGCACGTGCAGGAGGATCCGCCGACGGCGTCCTCGATCAACCGTTCGCTGCCGCCGGCCGTGGACGCGCTGATCTCCCGCGCGCTGAAGAAGAACCCGAACGAGCGTTTCCCCAGCGCGGAGTCCATGCGCGACGAGTGCCTGCGGGTGGCGCAGTCCTTCCACGCGGCCCCGCCGAGCATCGTCCCCGGCACGCAGGCGCCCAGCGGCGCGGGCGTCGGCTCCGCGGTGTTCCCGCCGGTGGACCAGGCGACCCCGGCGCCCACGGGCAACGTCCAGACGCCGTACCAGCCGGCCCCGGCGCCGCACCAGAACCCGTACGGCACCCCGGCACCGTCCGCCCCGTCCCCCGCGTACGGCTACCCGCACCAGGGCGGCTACCAGGCGCCCGCCCCGTCGGCCTACTCCCCGCAGCAGGGACCGTCGACCCCGCCGCCGTACACCATCGCGCCCCACACCCCGGCCCCCGGCGGCTCGGGCGGCGGCCGGAGCAACAAGCCGGTGATCATCGGCTCGGTCGTCGTCTCCCTCCTCGCCGTCGGCGGCCTGGTCGCGGCCCTGACGCTGAACGGCGGCGGTGGCGAGGAGAACCAGGGCAAAGGCGGCGCCTCGGCGTCGGCGTCGGCGAGCAAGGCGGCGGGCTACCGCGGGCCGGACACGACGAAGACGATCGACAAGGAGGAGTGCGAGGAGCCGGAGGAGTCGTACAACGACCCCGAGAAGATCCGGCTCCCCGACTTCAGGTACAAGTACATCAAGTCGGTGAAGGAGTGCTTCCAGGCCGCCGGCTGGGGAAGCTTCAAGATCGTCAAGGTCGACGAGAACACCTACGGCGAGGGCTCCGTCAGGGACCAGTTCCCGCCGGCGGGCACGGACGTGGACCCCGGGAACATGCCCGAGATCACCCTCAAGGTCTCGACGGGCAACCCCCCGTCCTGA
- the pdhA gene encoding pyruvate dehydrogenase (acetyl-transferring) E1 component subunit alpha: MTVESTAARTPRRSAGTKAGTTGTKRTTSTTKKAAGARKDAGKSAEPALVQLLTPEGRRVKNAEFDKYVDGITAEELRGLYRDMVLTRRFDAEATSLQRQGELGLWASLLGQEAAQIGSGRALRDDDYVFPTYREHGVAWCRGVDPTNLLGMFRGVNNGGWDPNGNNFHLYTIVIGSQTLHATGYAMGVAKDGADSAVIAYFGDGASSQGDVAEAFTFSAVYNAPVVFFCQNNQWAISEPTEKQSRVPLYQRAQGFGFPGVRVDGNDVLANLAVTKWALERARAGEGPTLVEAFTYRMGAHTTSDDPTRYRGDEERLAWEAKDPILRLRRYLEASNHADEGFFEELEAESEALGKRVREAVRAMPDPDHFAIFENVYADGHALVDEERAQFAAYQASFADEDGGK, translated from the coding sequence GTGACCGTGGAGAGCACTGCCGCGCGCACACCGCGACGCAGCGCCGGAACGAAGGCCGGCACCACCGGCACCAAGCGCACCACCAGCACCACGAAGAAGGCCGCCGGCGCCCGGAAGGACGCCGGGAAGAGCGCCGAGCCCGCCCTCGTCCAGCTGCTGACGCCCGAGGGCAGGCGCGTCAAGAACGCCGAGTTCGACAAGTACGTCGACGGCATCACCGCCGAGGAGCTGCGCGGTCTGTACCGCGACATGGTGCTCACCCGACGCTTCGACGCCGAGGCCACCTCCCTGCAGCGCCAGGGCGAGCTGGGCCTGTGGGCCTCGCTGCTCGGCCAGGAGGCGGCGCAGATCGGTTCCGGCCGGGCGCTGCGCGACGACGACTACGTCTTCCCCACCTACCGCGAGCACGGCGTCGCCTGGTGCCGCGGGGTGGACCCGACCAACCTGCTCGGCATGTTCCGCGGCGTCAACAACGGCGGCTGGGACCCGAACGGCAACAACTTCCACCTGTACACGATCGTCATCGGCTCCCAGACCCTGCACGCCACGGGGTACGCGATGGGCGTCGCCAAGGACGGCGCGGACAGCGCGGTGATCGCCTACTTCGGCGACGGTGCCTCCAGCCAGGGCGACGTGGCCGAGGCCTTCACCTTCTCCGCGGTCTACAACGCCCCCGTGGTGTTCTTCTGCCAGAACAACCAGTGGGCGATCTCCGAGCCGACCGAGAAGCAGTCCCGCGTGCCGCTGTACCAGCGCGCGCAGGGGTTCGGCTTCCCGGGCGTGCGCGTGGACGGCAACGACGTGCTGGCGAACCTGGCCGTCACCAAGTGGGCCCTGGAGCGGGCCCGCGCCGGCGAGGGCCCGACGCTGGTCGAGGCGTTCACCTACCGCATGGGCGCGCACACCACCTCCGACGACCCGACCCGCTACCGCGGTGACGAGGAGCGCCTGGCCTGGGAGGCCAAGGACCCGATCCTGCGCCTTCGCCGCTACCTCGAGGCCTCGAACCACGCGGACGAGGGGTTCTTCGAGGAACTGGAGGCCGAGAGCGAGGCGTTGGGCAAACGCGTGCGCGAAGCGGTCCGTGCCATGCCGGACCCGGACCACTTCGCCATCTTCGAGAACGTCTACGCGGACGGACACGCCCTCGTCGACGAGGAGCGGGCACAGTTCGCCGCCTACCAGGCGTCGTTCGCGGACGAAGACGGGGGTAAGTGA
- a CDS encoding alpha-ketoacid dehydrogenase subunit beta, translated as MAEKMALAKAINESLRRALDADPKVVVMGEDVGKLGGVFRVTDGLQKDFGESRVIDTPLAESGIVGTAIGLALRGYRPVVEIQFDGFVFPAYDQIVTQLAKMHARSLGKVKLPVVVRIPYGGGIGAVEHHSESPESLFAHVAGLKIVSPSNASDAYWMMQQAVQSDDPVIFFEPKRRYWDKAEVNTEAIPGPLHTARVVREGGDLTLAAYGPMVKLCQEVADAAAEEGRSLEVLDLRSVSPIDFDSIQASVEKTRRLVVVHEAPVFFGSGAEIAARITERCFYHLEAPVLRVGGYHAPYPPARLEESYLPDLDRVLDAVDRSLAY; from the coding sequence ATGGCGGAGAAGATGGCCCTGGCCAAGGCGATCAACGAGTCGCTGCGGCGTGCCCTGGACGCGGACCCGAAGGTCGTCGTCATGGGCGAGGACGTCGGCAAGCTCGGCGGCGTGTTCCGGGTGACGGACGGGCTGCAGAAGGACTTCGGCGAGAGCCGCGTCATCGACACCCCGCTCGCCGAGTCGGGCATCGTCGGCACGGCGATCGGCCTGGCCCTGCGCGGTTACCGCCCGGTGGTGGAGATCCAGTTCGACGGCTTCGTCTTCCCGGCGTACGACCAGATCGTCACGCAGCTCGCGAAGATGCACGCCCGCTCGCTGGGCAAGGTCAAGCTGCCGGTCGTCGTGCGCATCCCCTACGGCGGCGGCATCGGCGCGGTGGAGCACCACTCCGAGTCCCCCGAGTCGCTGTTCGCGCACGTGGCGGGCCTGAAGATCGTCAGCCCCTCCAACGCGTCGGACGCGTACTGGATGATGCAGCAGGCCGTCCAGAGCGACGACCCGGTGATCTTCTTCGAGCCCAAGCGGCGCTACTGGGACAAGGCCGAGGTGAACACCGAGGCGATCCCCGGCCCGCTGCACACCGCGCGCGTGGTGCGCGAGGGCGGCGACCTGACGCTGGCGGCCTACGGCCCGATGGTGAAGCTGTGCCAGGAGGTCGCGGACGCGGCGGCCGAGGAGGGCCGCTCCCTGGAGGTGCTGGACCTGCGTTCGGTCTCCCCGATCGACTTCGACTCGATCCAGGCGTCGGTGGAGAAGACGCGCCGCCTGGTCGTCGTCCACGAGGCGCCGGTGTTCTTCGGTTCCGGCGCGGAGATCGCCGCGCGGATCACGGAGCGCTGCTTCTACCACCTGGAGGCCCCGGTGCTGCGGGTGGGCGGCTACCACGCCCCGTACCCGCCGGCCCGCCTGGAGGAGTCCTACCTCCCGGACCTGGACCGGGTGCTGGACGCCGTCGACCGCTCGCTGGCGTACTGA
- a CDS encoding dihydrolipoamide acetyltransferase family protein produces MTTMTNASVREFKMPDVGEGLTEAEILKWYVQPGDTVTDGQVVCEVETAKAAVELPIPYDGVVRELRFPEGTTVDVGTSIIAVEVAGGAAPAAEAPVPAAPEQAPEEPKAEGSGRQPVLVGYGVATSSTRRRPRKAAPEMPARQAAAAVQTELNGHAPAPAPVAEPVPQQRPLAKPPVRKLAKDLGVDLATVTPTGPDGIITREDVHAAVAAPPAAPAPEQPAVPAPAPAPAAAPAPVAYDTARETRIPVKGVRKATAAAMVGSAFTAPHVTEFVTVDVTRTMKLVEELKEDKEFAGLRVNPLLLIAKALLVAIRRNPDINASWDEAAQEIVVKHYVNLGIAAATPRGLIVPNIKDAHAKTLPQLAESLGELVSTAREGRTSPSAMQGGTVTITNVGVFGVDTGTPILNPGESAILAVGAIKPQPWVHKGKVKPRQVTTLALSFDHRLVDGELGSKVLADVAAILEQPKRLITWA; encoded by the coding sequence GTGACGACGATGACGAACGCGTCCGTACGCGAGTTCAAGATGCCGGACGTGGGCGAGGGCCTCACCGAGGCCGAGATCCTCAAGTGGTACGTCCAGCCGGGTGACACGGTCACCGACGGCCAGGTGGTCTGCGAGGTCGAGACGGCGAAGGCGGCCGTCGAGCTGCCCATCCCCTACGACGGTGTGGTCCGCGAGCTGCGCTTCCCCGAGGGCACCACGGTGGACGTGGGCACGTCCATCATCGCGGTGGAGGTCGCGGGCGGCGCGGCGCCCGCGGCGGAGGCACCCGTCCCCGCCGCGCCGGAACAGGCGCCCGAGGAGCCGAAGGCCGAGGGCTCGGGCCGCCAGCCCGTACTGGTCGGCTACGGCGTGGCGACGTCCTCCACGCGCCGCCGCCCGCGCAAGGCCGCACCGGAGATGCCCGCCCGGCAGGCGGCGGCGGCCGTCCAGACGGAACTGAACGGCCACGCCCCGGCGCCGGCGCCCGTCGCCGAGCCGGTTCCGCAGCAGCGTCCGCTGGCCAAGCCGCCGGTGCGCAAGCTGGCGAAGGACCTCGGCGTCGACCTGGCCACGGTCACCCCGACCGGCCCGGACGGCATCATCACCCGCGAGGACGTCCACGCGGCGGTGGCGGCCCCGCCGGCGGCCCCGGCCCCGGAGCAGCCGGCGGTCCCGGCGCCCGCCCCCGCCCCGGCGGCGGCTCCCGCGCCGGTGGCGTACGACACCGCCCGCGAGACCCGTATCCCGGTCAAGGGCGTCCGCAAGGCCACGGCCGCGGCGATGGTCGGTTCGGCGTTCACCGCGCCGCACGTCACGGAGTTCGTGACGGTCGACGTGACGCGCACGATGAAGCTGGTGGAGGAGCTGAAGGAGGACAAGGAGTTCGCGGGCCTGCGCGTGAACCCCCTCCTGCTGATCGCCAAGGCCCTGCTGGTCGCGATCAGGCGCAACCCCGACATCAACGCCTCCTGGGACGAGGCGGCCCAGGAGATCGTGGTCAAGCACTACGTCAACCTGGGCATCGCGGCGGCCACCCCGCGCGGCCTGATCGTCCCGAACATCAAGGACGCCCACGCCAAGACGCTGCCCCAGCTCGCCGAGTCCCTGGGCGAACTGGTGTCCACGGCCCGGGAGGGCAGGACCTCCCCGTCCGCGATGCAGGGCGGCACGGTGACGATCACCAACGTCGGCGTCTTCGGCGTCGACACGGGCACGCCGATCCTCAACCCCGGCGAGTCCGCGATCCTCGCGGTCGGCGCGATCAAGCCCCAGCCGTGGGTCCACAAGGGCAAGGTGAAGCCCCGTCAGGTCACCACGCTCGCCCTGTCCTTCGACCACCGCCTCGTCGACGGCGAACTGGGCTCCAAGGTCCTGGCCGACGTGGCCGCGATCCTGGAGCAGCCGAAGCGCCTGATCACCTGGGCGTGA
- a CDS encoding saccharopine dehydrogenase NADP-binding domain-containing protein produces the protein MAAGLGVVVYGAYGHTGRFVVERLRERGFVPVLSGRDADRLKALAYGTGSAVRPAAVDDPASLDRALAGAAAVINCAGPFATTAAPVIEAALRAGIPYVDVAAEIEANVDTFAHFTDRARAAGAVVVPAMAFYGGLGDLLITAAMGDWTAADEAHVAYGLSGWHPTAGTRAAGAVSRQRRDGRSIRYRNGRLEYHRDDLPTLEWPFPDPMGPRAVVGEFTMADVVTVPSHLSVPDVRTYMTVEAARDIAAPDTPEPAAADEHGRSGQTFLVDAVVRSGGGERRAVARGRDIYAVTAPLAVEAVDRILTGRTRTTGVASAGEVFDAPGFLRALSPHIDLELFSGERS, from the coding sequence ATGGCGGCGGGTCTCGGGGTCGTGGTGTACGGCGCGTACGGACACACCGGGCGCTTCGTGGTGGAGCGGTTGCGGGAGCGCGGGTTCGTCCCGGTCCTCTCCGGCCGCGACGCCGACAGGCTGAAGGCACTGGCGTACGGCACCGGGTCGGCCGTCCGCCCGGCGGCGGTCGACGACCCCGCCTCGCTCGACCGGGCGCTGGCCGGCGCGGCCGCCGTGATCAACTGCGCCGGTCCCTTCGCCACGACGGCCGCCCCCGTGATCGAGGCGGCACTGCGCGCCGGGATCCCGTACGTGGACGTGGCGGCCGAGATCGAGGCCAACGTCGACACGTTCGCGCACTTCACGGACCGCGCCCGCGCCGCGGGAGCCGTGGTCGTCCCCGCGATGGCCTTCTACGGCGGCCTCGGCGACCTGCTGATCACCGCCGCGATGGGCGACTGGACGGCGGCCGACGAGGCGCACGTCGCCTACGGGCTGAGCGGGTGGCACCCCACCGCCGGGACGCGCGCCGCCGGCGCGGTCTCCCGGCAGCGGCGGGACGGCCGGAGCATCCGCTACCGCAACGGGCGGCTGGAGTACCACCGGGACGACCTGCCCACCCTGGAGTGGCCCTTCCCCGACCCGATGGGTCCCCGGGCCGTCGTCGGGGAGTTCACGATGGCCGACGTCGTCACCGTGCCCAGCCACCTGTCCGTCCCCGACGTGCGCACCTACATGACGGTCGAGGCGGCCCGGGACATCGCGGCCCCGGACACGCCGGAACCGGCCGCGGCCGACGAGCACGGGCGGTCCGGTCAGACCTTCCTCGTCGACGCGGTCGTGCGCTCCGGCGGCGGCGAGCGGCGCGCCGTGGCACGGGGCCGGGACATCTACGCCGTCACCGCGCCGCTCGCGGTGGAGGCGGTCGACCGCATCCTCACGGGACGGACCAGGACGACCGGAGTCGCCTCCGCCGGAGAGGTCTTCGACGCGCCCGGCTTCCTCCGCGCGCTGTCCCCGCACATCGACCTGGAACTGTTCTCCGGGGAACGCTCCTGA